Genomic DNA from Acipenser ruthenus chromosome 4, fAciRut3.2 maternal haplotype, whole genome shotgun sequence:
CAGGCAGGACTGGTAGAGGAGATGGGTTCAGAGAACCTGGTTCTGGCCCTGGAGCCTGAGGCTGCTTCAGTGTGGTGCAAACAGCTGCCCAGCACTGGCTTTGTACAAGAAGGAAAAGATCAAGAAAAACTAGAACAGAGTCCAGGAACACAGTATATTGTTGTTGATTGTGGAGGTAAGCAGAAGGATAATGTGTACAAGTCTAGAACATGATCTTTataaaatgagaggaggccattcgataGCTGAttagtttttaaatacatttattaagtcTCTCCTACCctttctttgttcaaggctaaaCAGATCGAGTTGCCTTCCTAAAGCATATCTTTTAGCCCTGGGACTAGTCTGGTAGCTCTTTGCTGGGCTCTTCTAACCACCAATTCCTAAAAGTTCAAGAACAGGCATTCCTTATTTAAACTGGAAAGTTGTGCCTACTATAGCAGAGAACCAATCACAAGCACatcttttggtgtttttttataGCTGATTTCAAGAGGGGGGTGAAATGAACTGGTGGCAAGGAATGCTAAACCAGATAACACTTAAATTTATAGTATAACTCCTCTGAGTATGGTACCCTGCTGCATGTCGGCTGATAGCATCTGACATAACTCGATCGTTGCTTCAATTCCATATCATGTAAATCCACGTACGTGCTGTAATTCGTTGTTTAAAGGTCTGGTTCAAGGTGATAATCTCCAggttcatttatttttgcaatttcTGCAGTCTAGATCTGACCAGCGAGTAAACCCAGCCTATAATATTTATGTatggaaatatttatttatttctttatttaaatggaGATAAATCATACATTAACTTTAATTAAGAAATTCATATTATGTACAGTATgcggtagaaaaaaaaaattctaacaatGAGAAACTTGAGTTACCACCGtgtttttaccaaaaaaaaataaaataacattacaataaaaaacacCTCATACATCATACTGTAGGTAAATAAAGAACACCAATTTGCAAATAAGGTGAACAAAACTTCATATGAGACAAATCTTTTTTAATCCTCTGGTCATATAAATGAAACAGATCTTCACATTTCCatattacttcatgtttacaaacaatTCAGTCGAATATGACATACTCCTTAGATTATGcaactggggatgctttgtttttgttttgtttctagttACTATTGGcgtaacctttccctgtcaaaaCATGCAGGGAATAAGTCATGTGGATTCTGTatcattttattgtatatattgtttatatttcaGGTGGAACAGTAGACATCACTGTGCATGAGGTCCTGGAAGGTGGGTCCCTGAAAGAGCTGCAGAAAGCAtcaggaggggggtggggagggtcGTCTGTAGACAAAGAATTCAGAAGCTTCCTCAGGGACATTTTCCACCCAGATGTGTGGGACAGGTATGAGAAGGAACATCCTGCAGAACTTCAAAAAATGATGTACAACTTTTCCTTTCAAAAATGTGTTGGAAAGGAAGAGGATATATACATTTCATGTCACTACAATTTGAGCAAATTAGCACAAGACAAACAGGATGATATatcttgcttttttaaaaaggtagatgGAGCCTCTTGGTCAGATGGATCTATCAAAATTACATACAACAAACTCAAGACGCTTTTTAAATCCAGTGTAAACCATATAGTTAAGGCAATCAAGCCTATCCTGTCCACTCCAGAGATTAGTATAGACTACATCTTGCTTGTTGGCGGGTACGCATCAAGCAGGTTACTACGAGATGAAATCCGAAAAAAGTTCAGTAGCAGGTGCCGTGTCCTGTGCCCCTATGATTCACAGCTAGCCATTGCTAAAGGAGCAATTTTGTTTGGAAATGACCCCAAAATAATCGCATCTAGAGTCAGTGCGCTGACATATGGCATTGCTATATGTAGGCCGTTTGATCCTTCAGTCCATGATCCTAGAAAGCGGAGAGTGAATAAAGCGGGTGATTATGTTTACTGTGATGATCTTTTTGAAAAACTGGTGGAAAAGGGTCAATCTGTGGGCTGTCAGCAAGTTGCTGAGTATTTCTATTCACCAATTGACCATGATCAGAACGCAATGTGCTTCAGATTTTTCAGTACAGAGAAGCTGAATGCCATGTACGTGGACGAGCCTGGATTGGAGAAAATCGGGTCCTTTACTGTGCCCATGCCAAATGTCAGGCTGGGAAGGAACCGGAGCGTTAGACTGGATATCAAATTTGGTTTAACTGAAATACAAGCAACAGCAACTGACCTGACCTCCAACGAGACTCAAGCAATCAGGATAGACTTTTTGACAATTTGAAAAGCAGTTCATGAAATCACCAAAAAATTACAATTTTTATTACAagcaatgcaatttataaatactaaaagaaacttaaattcaatgagaaacattttcattgaaaagcCATTGAAAACACTGAAAATTAGGCTTATGTTGTTTTATctcagatttttttattattattcagctaTTACATTACagtcatttatttaatatagtttTGTAGCAGTAACAATGCATGCCCATTCTGATATGCTAACCTGCACGTACTGTGGGTGTATGTCTAGTTGATCATGGTGATATACTCTCCAAATAGCTTTTCATTTACAGTAGTAGTGCGGTGCATGTTGTTGACAAATGGGTATATCTAGTTTTGCAACAGTAGTGTATACAGTTTTCAGATGCCTTGCAAACAGCTTTGAAAACAGTTAGCTAGGCCATTCTTACTGAATAAGAAACATTACtgttagtgttttttatttatttaaagggtatttaAGTTGGTGAGATTCTCTTCTAATTAGAACGAAACATTCTGATTTTGTAAATAGGATTtcaaaataaatgctgtttaaCTTGATTTATTTGCAATATGGTGTAAGTTTATATAGTAATATGCTGATTTTAGACCTTCTTGTTTCAGTGCACAAATACGTGCCATGTGGAAAATATGAAAACGTGCCAGCTATTAaaaattttaaatacaaaaaagtcgCCCTTTGTACATCCTTTGTTaagttgttttctgtttaaaatgttcCTTTTGCTCTGAAGCAAGATTTTGTTTCTAACAGGTTAACTAACAGTGTGAACAATATTTTATTGATAAGTGAGGTATTGTCAGGACATGGAATCAGGCCCCTCTCAGCTGGCTTGGCATGTTCCAGGAAAAGAGACTATCAGGAAAGGCAGCAGAATAACACACGCAAAGGTCTGCTCCATGTGGGCAGTGTTTAGAGAAGGCAGACACCAGGGGGAGCTCCTGCACTTCACTGAGGAAGAGGTCTCTGCAGTCACAGTGCTGCAGAGATTCAGACACCTGTTGACATTTCAtgttaaaaagtatttttccAAGAACTACTACTAAAACCCCATAAGAAGGTAATACAGTAGTACTTTGCACATTTCATGACTGCTCCCTGCTTAAAGAGAGCTGCAGGGGTAGTTCACCCGTCACCAGTACCTCATCTACATCCCCGCCTCCAGTCCTACACATTGTCAGACACAAGGCATTCCTATACAGACGTCTGTCAACACACATATATGTTGACAAGATCAAATTGAAACATTTTCAGCAAATCATTGACACAATAAAAATGCCAATATCTATGTTGTTTGTTATCTATGATAAAAAAGGGAAGAAGGGATATTGATGAatgttagtatttatttcttagcagatgcccttatccagggcgacttacaattgttgcaagatatcacattatttttacacacaattacccatttatacagttgggtttttactggagcaatctaggtaaagtaccttgctcaagggtacagcagcagtgtcccccacctgggatggaacccacgaccttccggtcaagagtccagagccccaaccactactccacactgctgccccaaatgtATTGTAAACCGTTATCGTTCTATCGCATCTAGGGTTGCTAAGCAACAGCAACACAGTTTCTTCGCTGGCCATGATACAGGGgctgtctctctttctctatgcCATCAAATACCCTTGGGTAAAGTTATTAGTTAGTGTTTGATTATTATCTCCCTAGACATTAGTAGTAGAACCCTCTGTTACTCAAGACCTCAGACCCTCGCATGTTCAAAACGCTCACTATTTCTGAATTAATTCTCGCTTTCCAGTCATTATAGAGACATCATTTGTGAGGTTCACTCCAACCGGCACCCTGAGCTAGATGACTACATATCAATTATTCTCAATCTCTGTTCTCTTCGGCTCCAATTCAAAAACACAATCCTCCCAATTCAAATGTTCTCCAATGactaataaaatgtaattatattaaaTATTCAAGCACTTGCTTCTGAACTAACTCTTCACCCTGATCCAGAATTCATTCAAAACAACTATTGCATACCTTTCCTGCTTCATCTCTTGGAAGATTTCCTACTTATTGATTTTCACTAAGCACCCCTTCTCAGAGTAACTGTTTTCTCAAAACTAGAGATTCCTCTAGCTGATGAGAAAACATCTGGTCCCTCCACATCTCTTGAGTTTTGGGGTATCACGCTAGATTCTAATTCCTTTAAAGCTGTGAATTCTGCAGGCGCCCATCAGGTCCCTGCAGATCACACACCCTCAGCCCATGCTGCCTCGCAGTAGGCAAATGTCATCGGTCTCTGTTCAGCCAGGCATCTACTCCTCCCTGCTGGGTGTCCAGCAAACACTGTGAGAATAATTCTGCAGGGTCGTGCATTTATTTACCATTTCCTTCAGCTTACTTTCTCCGTCGACTCCATCATCTTATTTCAATTGATTCTTTCTGCCTTGAAGAATTACACCCATGGAAACTCTTTGTAAGTCAGTGGAATGTAATTACTTCATTTTATGATGACTGCCTTCTTTTACCTGAAGATTAACAGCTCTATACAGATGCTTCTCCTGCTCATGGTTTTGGAGGGTATTTTAAGGAAAGGTTTGCTGCTTCTTGGCCTAAAAAAATGGAATCTATTCTCCATTCCAGTTGGTCCTCTGTGTTGTACGAAATGTATCCAGTTGCCGTAGCTGTATTcctttgggggtcttcctgggctaaAAAAATGAATTCCCAACCATTCAGATAATTTAGCAAAAGTTGAAGTcattaacaaagaaaaacaaaaatttcCTCATATTGATACGATCAAAATACGATTGTGTTCTGTCAAAGATATTTTTTGGTTATTGTCCAAGTAACAATCCTaacttcctgttgctgttgtctATGGCTGTTTGACGTTGA
This window encodes:
- the LOC117399212 gene encoding heat shock 70 kDa protein 12A-like encodes the protein MSDSFLVVAIDFGTAFSGYCFCVKSCMDNIRSVFWGMEQGHRSPKTPTCILFNEEKRFMKFGYDAVQTYNMMTSKDALRFCFFENFKMELYNKTINKNIMICAKNGEPFPALKVFTESLRYLKDHALGTIRDSTDGKKFIASDVTWVLTVPAIWDSAAKQFMRLAATEAGLVEEMGSENLVLALEPEAASVWCKQLPSTGFVQEGKDQEKLEQSPGTQYIVVDCGGGTVDITVHEVLEGGSLKELQKASGGGWGGSSVDKEFRSFLRDIFHPDVWDRYEKEHPAELQKMMYNFSFQKCVGKEEDIYISCHYNLSKLAQDKQDDISCFFKKVDGASWSDGSIKITYNKLKTLFKSSVNHIVKAIKPILSTPEISIDYILLVGGYASSRLLRDEIRKKFSSRCRVLCPYDSQLAIAKGAILFGNDPKIIASRVSALTYGIAICRPFDPSVHDPRKRRVNKAGDYVYCDDLFEKLVEKGQSVGCQQVAEYFYSPIDHDQNAMCFRFFSTEKLNAMYVDEPGLEKIGSFTVPMPNVRLGRNRSVRLDIKFGLTEIQATATDLTSNETQAIRIDFLTI